From a single Planctellipticum variicoloris genomic region:
- a CDS encoding RidA family protein, whose translation MSNSPVTVGLGLLVLGTLSASAAEPSIRVIEPDRAAGSAGAVLIRNVDQIQTSQTLPRGAGEPGASISKQVSDVLDQLDDQLEAAGSGLGKLVKLNVYLANDELEPAVREVLKGRLNPDGLPAVSWVTTVLPDSEAQVAMDAVGWRRSPPGDHAIQMLDVNGSAVSVLPATVTSRSYVSGQAEKGDGTLEDATRQTMASLLRTLRFLELGPHSVVQVKAFLTPMEKVDDALHVIRQAFLPGPCPPVAFVEWQSSLPIEIELVAGSTSPPMEGRASIEFLTPPGMTTPTVYCRVARVHHPATIFVSGLYGGQKDPDGEAELRELFDQTRRLVEAGGGDLRHLVKATYYVSAPGSNQQHNRLRPEYYDPLRPPAASKAQVQGVGRSGRTITWDMLGIPKE comes from the coding sequence ATGTCCAATTCTCCTGTGACGGTCGGCCTCGGGTTACTGGTCCTGGGAACGCTCTCCGCTTCCGCCGCCGAGCCTTCCATCCGCGTGATCGAACCGGACCGGGCCGCCGGGTCGGCCGGCGCCGTCCTCATTCGCAATGTCGATCAGATTCAGACCAGCCAGACTTTGCCCCGCGGGGCGGGCGAGCCGGGGGCCTCGATTTCGAAGCAGGTGAGCGATGTGCTCGATCAGCTCGACGATCAGCTCGAAGCAGCCGGCTCTGGGCTTGGCAAGCTGGTCAAGCTCAACGTCTACTTGGCGAACGACGAGCTCGAACCGGCGGTTCGCGAGGTGTTGAAGGGACGGCTCAATCCGGATGGGCTCCCCGCCGTGAGCTGGGTGACGACTGTGCTGCCGGATTCTGAGGCGCAGGTGGCCATGGATGCCGTCGGGTGGCGGCGATCGCCGCCGGGAGACCATGCCATTCAAATGCTCGACGTGAACGGGAGCGCCGTCTCGGTTCTCCCGGCGACGGTCACTTCGCGGTCGTACGTGTCGGGGCAGGCCGAGAAGGGAGACGGGACGCTGGAGGACGCGACGCGGCAGACGATGGCGAGTCTGCTGCGAACGCTGCGGTTCCTGGAGCTGGGGCCGCACTCGGTGGTGCAGGTCAAAGCGTTTCTGACGCCGATGGAAAAGGTCGATGATGCGCTGCACGTGATCCGGCAGGCGTTCCTGCCGGGCCCGTGTCCGCCGGTCGCGTTTGTCGAATGGCAGTCGTCGCTGCCGATCGAAATTGAGCTTGTGGCCGGGTCGACATCCCCGCCGATGGAAGGCCGGGCGAGCATTGAGTTCCTGACGCCGCCGGGCATGACGACGCCGACGGTTTACTGCCGCGTCGCCCGCGTGCATCATCCGGCGACGATTTTTGTCTCCGGGTTGTATGGTGGGCAGAAGGATCCGGATGGCGAGGCGGAGCTGCGCGAGCTGTTCGATCAGACTCGTCGCCTGGTCGAAGCGGGGGGCGGCGATCTGCGGCATCTGGTGAAGGCCACCTATTACGTCAGCGCTCCGGGGAGCAACCAGCAGCACAATCGTCTGCGGCCCGAATACTACGACCCGCTCCGTCCGCCGGCGGCCTCGAAGGCTCAGGTTCAGGGGGTAGGGCGATCCGGTCGGACGATCACCTGGGACATGCTTGGGATTCCGAAGGAGTAG
- a CDS encoding uracil-DNA glycosylase has protein sequence MPRAARPTVPASPHKPFQPLALLPEERAPRLQQLCGKVAACTRCQELAETRTQTVFGVGNPNARILFVGEAPGADEDKQGEPFVGRAGQLLNDIIAACRMKREDIYICNILRCRPPGNRQPSPEEAGNCREFLDGQIAIVNPEYIVCWGATAARNLLSSEDNISKMRGRFFQYGPAKVLCTYHPSYLLRNPAAKKDVWEDMKFLFKDMGIDLTGKS, from the coding sequence ATGCCCCGCGCCGCTCGCCCCACAGTGCCCGCCTCGCCTCACAAGCCCTTTCAACCACTGGCTTTATTGCCCGAAGAGCGGGCGCCCCGGCTGCAGCAATTATGCGGCAAGGTGGCCGCCTGCACGCGCTGCCAGGAACTGGCGGAGACCCGGACTCAGACGGTCTTCGGCGTGGGAAATCCCAATGCGCGGATCCTGTTCGTCGGCGAAGCTCCAGGGGCGGACGAGGATAAACAGGGGGAGCCGTTCGTCGGCCGCGCCGGCCAGCTCCTGAACGACATCATCGCCGCCTGCCGGATGAAACGCGAAGACATCTACATCTGCAACATTCTCCGCTGCCGCCCCCCGGGGAACCGCCAGCCGAGCCCCGAAGAGGCCGGAAACTGCCGGGAATTCCTGGACGGCCAGATCGCGATCGTCAATCCCGAATACATCGTCTGCTGGGGCGCGACGGCGGCCCGGAATCTGCTCTCCTCCGAAGACAACATCAGCAAAATGCGGGGCCGATTCTTCCAGTATGGCCCGGCGAAAGTCCTCTGCACCTACCACCCCTCCTATCTGCTGCGAAATCCGGCGGCGAAAAAGGACGTCTGGGAGGACATGAAGTTTCTCTTCAAAGACATGGGGATCGACCTGACCGGCAAGTCGTAG
- a CDS encoding Hsp70 family protein: MKFLDGQTVGIDLGTTYSAIARMTPEGRPESLLNSDGRNITPSVVLLGEDGQIVVGPSFERASQEAPDHIIEAVKRQMGNKNFYVVYQNKKLSAEFISALIMKKLKQDAEKTIGPIANAVITVPYYFNDVRRKATQDAGRIAGLNVIDIINEPTAATLAYAWMKGELGRADLKQEAKTILVYDLGGGTFDVTVVRYTPTQFRVLATDGDVMLGGIDWTKRITDHVSEQFARKFGEDPRQDPESLRNISLECEDAKRAMSTKTQTTVNVYHHGKTLTLGLTRADFERMTGDLVQRTCDTTELVLQQAGVDPKTLAEVVLVGGSTYMPAVERMLTDICGRQPSRELRPEEAVAQGAAIHAAILEARENRDSTRIGAVVMKRLKAVSTSDVNSHALGIKITSPDDRSRKINHIMIPRNTPIPYTISQRFVTNSANQKTIHVYILQGEAKEPNACTQIGDFLVSDLPPDLPAGSPVEVSLNFDASGRITATAKELTGNRVATTEILRDSGLTEQNVDAFEVLAKDYQVE; this comes from the coding sequence ATGAAGTTTCTGGATGGACAGACGGTCGGCATCGATCTGGGAACCACGTACTCGGCCATTGCCCGCATGACGCCTGAGGGGCGTCCCGAGTCGTTGCTGAATTCGGACGGACGCAACATCACGCCGTCGGTGGTTCTGCTGGGGGAAGACGGTCAGATCGTCGTGGGTCCCTCGTTCGAGCGCGCGTCGCAGGAAGCTCCGGACCACATTATCGAAGCCGTCAAGCGGCAGATGGGGAACAAGAACTTCTACGTGGTCTACCAGAATAAGAAGCTGTCGGCCGAGTTTATCTCCGCGCTGATCATGAAGAAGCTGAAGCAGGATGCGGAGAAGACGATCGGCCCGATCGCGAACGCCGTGATTACCGTTCCGTACTATTTCAACGACGTGCGCCGGAAGGCGACGCAGGACGCGGGGCGGATCGCGGGGCTGAACGTCATCGACATCATCAACGAGCCGACCGCGGCCACGCTGGCTTACGCGTGGATGAAGGGGGAGCTTGGTCGAGCCGACCTGAAGCAGGAGGCCAAGACGATTCTCGTGTACGACCTCGGGGGCGGCACGTTCGACGTCACCGTGGTGCGTTATACGCCGACGCAGTTCCGCGTGCTGGCGACGGACGGCGACGTGATGCTGGGGGGTATCGACTGGACGAAGCGGATCACCGACCACGTGTCGGAGCAGTTTGCCCGGAAGTTCGGCGAGGATCCGCGGCAGGATCCCGAAAGTTTGCGGAACATCAGCCTCGAATGCGAAGACGCCAAGCGCGCCATGAGCACGAAGACGCAGACGACGGTCAATGTATATCATCATGGCAAGACGTTGACGCTGGGGCTGACGCGCGCCGACTTCGAGCGTATGACCGGCGATCTGGTGCAGCGGACGTGCGATACCACGGAGCTGGTGCTGCAGCAGGCGGGGGTTGATCCGAAGACGCTGGCGGAAGTGGTGCTCGTCGGGGGCTCGACGTATATGCCCGCCGTCGAACGGATGCTGACGGACATTTGCGGCCGACAGCCTTCGCGCGAGCTGCGTCCGGAAGAGGCGGTGGCGCAGGGGGCGGCGATCCACGCCGCGATTCTGGAAGCGCGCGAGAACCGCGATTCGACACGGATCGGTGCGGTGGTGATGAAGCGGCTGAAGGCGGTGTCGACGTCCGACGTCAACTCTCACGCACTGGGGATCAAGATCACGAGCCCGGACGACCGGTCCCGCAAGATCAACCACATCATGATCCCGCGGAATACGCCGATCCCGTACACGATCAGCCAGCGATTCGTGACGAATTCCGCGAATCAGAAGACGATCCACGTTTATATTCTGCAGGGGGAAGCCAAGGAGCCGAACGCCTGCACGCAGATCGGCGATTTCCTGGTCTCGGATCTGCCGCCGGATCTGCCTGCCGGTTCTCCGGTCGAGGTTTCGCTGAATTTCGACGCCAGCGGGCGGATTACCGCGACGGCGAAGGAATTGACCGGCAACCGGGTCGCGACGACGGAAATTCTGCGGGACAGCGGTCTGACCGAGCAGAACGTCGACGCATTCGAAGTGCTCGCCAAGGACTACCAAGTCGAGTAG
- a CDS encoding sugar phosphate isomerase/epimerase family protein, whose amino-acid sequence MKYGMNMLLWTSDVTEEYFPILEDLKAWGYDGVELPVFEMNADKFARVGKKLASLGLGCTAVTVCSDAANPISPDAGIRAAGLNHITQAIDMCAAAGATHLVGPLHSALGAFSGAGPTADEWNRARDVLAKAADHAKASNVTLVVEYLNRFECYFLTSAADAARFCREVNHPHLKTMYDTFHANIEEKNLADAMRSAWDQVVHVHISENDRSTPGDGHVDWDTTFKTLKELKYDGWLMVEAFGLALPALAAATKIWRRMYPSEELLAKNALAFMKRRMAE is encoded by the coding sequence ATGAAGTACGGCATGAACATGCTCCTCTGGACCTCGGACGTCACCGAGGAGTACTTTCCCATTCTGGAGGATCTGAAGGCGTGGGGCTACGACGGCGTCGAACTCCCCGTCTTCGAGATGAACGCCGACAAATTTGCCCGAGTCGGCAAAAAACTGGCTTCTCTCGGGCTCGGCTGCACCGCCGTCACCGTCTGTTCCGACGCCGCCAATCCGATTTCTCCAGATGCCGGCATTCGCGCCGCGGGCCTGAACCACATCACTCAGGCGATTGATATGTGCGCCGCGGCGGGCGCCACGCACCTGGTCGGCCCGCTCCATTCGGCGCTCGGGGCATTCTCGGGCGCCGGCCCCACGGCCGACGAGTGGAACCGGGCCAGGGATGTGCTCGCCAAAGCCGCCGACCATGCCAAAGCCAGCAACGTGACCCTCGTCGTCGAGTACCTCAACCGGTTCGAATGCTATTTTCTGACCAGCGCCGCCGATGCCGCCCGCTTCTGCCGCGAAGTGAACCACCCCCATCTCAAGACGATGTACGACACATTCCACGCCAATATCGAGGAAAAAAACCTGGCCGACGCCATGCGCAGCGCCTGGGATCAGGTCGTTCACGTCCACATTTCCGAAAACGACCGATCAACCCCCGGCGACGGACATGTCGACTGGGACACGACGTTCAAGACGCTCAAGGAACTCAAATACGACGGCTGGCTGATGGTCGAAGCCTTCGGCCTGGCCCTCCCCGCTCTCGCCGCAGCCACCAAGATCTGGCGGCGCATGTATCCCAGCGAAGAATTGCTGGCGAAAAACGCATTGGCGTTCATGAAGCGGCGGATGGCCGAATAG
- a CDS encoding sugar phosphate isomerase/epimerase family protein has translation MPPVVNRRGFVAAAVSSVAAGAFVASARSGQAAESPAEPFRYCLNTSTIRGQNVGIVQEVELAAKAGYHGIEPWINELDKYVKDGGSLADLKKRIADHGLTVESAIGFSAFLHEDPAERQKGLDEAKRCMALVRDIGGTRIAAPPVGVTDKTGLDLFQLSDRFRALVELGRQEGVLPQLELWGFAKTLAHLGEVAFIAAECGQPDALCLLDVYHIYKGGSGFGGLGMFPGSRMQCFHVNDYPADPPRDTIKDEHRVYPGDGVAPLGEIFRTLSDNQYRGVLSLELFNRSYWQQDAFEVVKTGLEKTRAAVTKALG, from the coding sequence ATGCCCCCCGTCGTCAATCGCCGTGGCTTCGTCGCGGCGGCTGTCTCCTCCGTGGCCGCCGGTGCGTTTGTCGCCTCCGCACGCTCCGGCCAGGCGGCCGAATCTCCCGCCGAGCCGTTCCGGTATTGCCTCAATACCAGCACGATTCGCGGGCAGAATGTGGGGATCGTCCAAGAAGTCGAGCTGGCGGCGAAGGCTGGATACCACGGCATCGAGCCGTGGATCAACGAGCTCGACAAATACGTCAAAGACGGCGGTTCGCTGGCGGATCTCAAGAAGCGGATCGCCGACCACGGTCTGACCGTCGAGAGCGCAATCGGTTTCTCGGCCTTCCTCCACGAAGACCCCGCCGAGCGGCAGAAGGGGCTCGACGAAGCCAAACGCTGCATGGCCCTCGTCCGCGACATCGGAGGCACGCGGATCGCCGCCCCTCCTGTCGGCGTCACCGACAAGACCGGGCTCGATCTGTTCCAGCTCTCAGACCGCTTTCGAGCCCTGGTCGAACTGGGACGGCAGGAAGGCGTCCTCCCGCAACTGGAGCTGTGGGGCTTTGCGAAAACGCTGGCGCATCTCGGCGAGGTCGCTTTCATCGCCGCCGAGTGCGGACAGCCGGACGCCCTCTGCCTGCTGGACGTCTACCACATCTATAAGGGTGGCTCGGGGTTCGGTGGGCTGGGAATGTTCCCCGGCAGCCGCATGCAGTGCTTCCACGTCAACGACTATCCGGCCGACCCGCCGCGCGACACGATCAAGGACGAGCACCGCGTCTATCCCGGCGACGGCGTCGCCCCGCTCGGCGAAATCTTCCGCACCCTCTCCGACAACCAGTACCGCGGCGTCCTCTCGCTGGAGCTGTTCAACCGCAGCTACTGGCAGCAGGATGCGTTTGAAGTCGTGAAAACCGGCCTGGAAAAAACCCGCGCCGCAGTCACGAAGGCGCTCGGGTAG
- a CDS encoding 3-keto-disaccharide hydrolase codes for MRLYGLLVMAATLSLSTGLIAADKEAFLTAEDGGPDFAVQGEYAGKVGGQSWGVQVIALGEGKFDAVVYPGGLPGAGWAQPTKHKLTGAASDGKTSLKGDAGEASITDGTLTLKLGANSGNLARADRKSPTLGQKPPAGAKILFDGTNTDAWQNGQMSDDKLLMVGTRTNDKFADYTLHVEFRTPFMPKSRGQARGNSGMYLGDQYECQILDSFGLEGLDNECGGIYQNARPSVNMCLPPLSWQTYDVEFTAAKFDSSGKVVAPARTTIRHNGVRIHDNIELKSTPGGGQNDQKPGALFLQNHGDPVRFRNIWLVEKR; via the coding sequence ATGCGACTCTACGGTCTGCTCGTCATGGCAGCGACGCTCTCGCTTTCAACCGGCCTCATCGCCGCCGACAAGGAAGCCTTTCTGACGGCCGAAGACGGCGGCCCCGACTTCGCGGTGCAGGGCGAATACGCCGGTAAAGTCGGTGGACAGTCCTGGGGCGTGCAGGTGATCGCGCTCGGCGAAGGCAAGTTCGACGCCGTCGTCTATCCCGGCGGACTCCCCGGCGCAGGCTGGGCGCAGCCGACGAAACACAAACTCACCGGAGCCGCCAGCGACGGCAAAACCTCTCTGAAAGGAGACGCCGGCGAAGCCTCCATCACCGACGGCACGCTGACCCTCAAGCTGGGAGCCAACTCCGGCAACCTCGCCAGGGCCGACCGCAAATCGCCCACGCTCGGCCAGAAGCCCCCCGCCGGCGCCAAGATCCTGTTCGACGGCACAAACACCGACGCCTGGCAGAACGGCCAGATGTCGGATGACAAGCTGCTGATGGTCGGGACCCGGACGAACGACAAGTTCGCCGACTACACGCTGCACGTCGAATTCCGCACGCCGTTCATGCCCAAATCCCGCGGGCAGGCTCGCGGCAACAGCGGCATGTATCTCGGCGACCAGTACGAATGCCAGATCCTCGACTCGTTCGGCCTCGAAGGTCTCGACAACGAGTGCGGCGGCATCTACCAGAACGCCCGCCCGTCGGTCAACATGTGCCTCCCCCCCCTGTCGTGGCAGACCTACGACGTCGAATTCACCGCCGCCAAGTTCGACTCCTCCGGCAAGGTCGTCGCACCGGCCCGGACCACCATCCGTCACAACGGCGTCCGCATCCACGACAACATCGAACTCAAGTCGACCCCCGGCGGCGGTCAGAACGATCAGAAGCCCGGCGCCCTGTTCCTGCAGAACCACGGCGACCCGGTCCGCTTCCGCAACATCTGGCTGGTGGAAAAGCGTTGA